From Candidatus Neomarinimicrobiota bacterium, the proteins below share one genomic window:
- a CDS encoding diacylglycerol kinase produces MKTYPEIHRLLKEAGHEVIPHRTIYRFHATEIVKSLNLYETDTIISVGGDGTLFEIVNGLMNNAGKKIPPVGIIPIGTGNSFAKDLKIFTLEDGIRAVKRNISRPVDIISFTTENSLYYFVNNLGFGFVADVSLSSEPLKRLGYTAYAIGVLKEMTRLRSHELSLEIDGKKYHHKANFCYFCNSVWVAGNMKISPTSRLDDGEMEIMVLNQITRKEMLKTFPKVFKGTHIKHPSVIIYRGKHVKASTIPAKFCNPDGEIFGVTPLEVKVLPSALQFCTLE; encoded by the coding sequence ATGAAAACCTATCCCGAAATTCACCGGCTCCTTAAAGAAGCAGGACATGAGGTTATACCTCACAGAACGATTTACCGGTTTCACGCCACCGAGATTGTGAAAAGCCTTAATCTGTATGAAACGGATACGATAATTTCTGTGGGGGGCGACGGGACACTCTTCGAAATTGTCAACGGGCTTATGAATAATGCCGGTAAAAAGATACCACCGGTTGGTATTATTCCAATAGGAACCGGCAATTCTTTTGCGAAGGACCTGAAAATATTTACACTGGAAGATGGGATCAGGGCCGTGAAGCGAAATATTTCCCGTCCGGTGGATATTATCAGTTTTACCACAGAAAACAGTCTGTACTATTTTGTAAATAATCTTGGATTTGGCTTTGTGGCGGATGTGAGCCTGTCTTCGGAACCATTGAAAAGATTGGGATATACAGCCTATGCAATTGGCGTGTTAAAAGAGATGACCCGTCTTCGATCTCATGAACTGAGTCTGGAAATTGACGGAAAGAAGTATCACCATAAAGCAAATTTCTGTTATTTTTGCAACTCTGTATGGGTGGCTGGAAATATGAAAATCAGTCCAACGTCCCGTTTAGATGACGGTGAAATGGAAATAATGGTTTTAAATCAAATCACCCGTAAAGAGATGTTAAAAACATTTCCAAAAGTATTTAAGGGGACTCATATCAAGCATCCCAGTGTAATAATTTACCGGGGTAAGCACGTCAAAGCCTCTACGATCCCGGCGAAATTCTGCAATCCGGATGGAGAAATTTTCGGGGTCACCCCCCTGGAAGTGAAGGTTTTGCCGTCGGCACTTCAGTTTTGTACGCTGGAATAA
- a CDS encoding indolepyruvate oxidoreductase subunit beta, whose product MKRDIILAGVGGQGILSIAKVIGYAALKRGLFLKQAEVHGMSQRGGDVQSHMRISDKPVYSDLIPRGNADLILSLEPLEALRYLPYLSPGGWIITNSTPFTNIRNYPDIEFILNEIRQVKNYRILDADHIAKETGSSRSVNMVMLGAAAEKLGLSPEFLKEGVRDLFKTKTERIIELNLIAFDKGRMN is encoded by the coding sequence TTGAAACGGGATATTATTTTAGCCGGTGTGGGTGGACAAGGGATTCTGTCCATTGCCAAAGTTATTGGATATGCTGCTTTAAAGCGGGGACTTTTTCTCAAACAGGCGGAAGTCCACGGCATGTCCCAACGGGGCGGGGATGTTCAGTCCCACATGAGAATCTCTGACAAACCGGTCTATTCGGACCTCATTCCCCGGGGCAATGCGGATCTGATTCTCTCCCTTGAACCTCTGGAAGCCCTCCGTTATCTGCCTTATCTCTCTCCCGGGGGATGGATAATCACGAACAGCACACCGTTTACCAACATTCGCAATTATCCGGACATTGAATTCATCCTGAATGAAATCAGGCAGGTGAAAAATTACCGGATTCTGGATGCGGATCATATTGCCAAAGAAACCGGTTCTTCACGGTCTGTCAATATGGTTATGCTGGGGGCGGCTGCTGAAAAACTGGGACTTTCTCCGGAATTTCTGAAAGAGGGGGTCAGGGATTTGTTTAAGACGAAAACAGAACGGATTATTGAGCTCAATCTCATAGCCTTTGATAAGGGCAGGATGAATTGA
- a CDS encoding thiamine pyrophosphate-dependent enzyme — MDKLLLLGDEAFAQGALDAGLSGAFGYPGTPSTEIIEYIQRESDAAERGVKRDWSANEKTALEAALGMSYTGKRAIVTMKHVGLNVAADPFMNSAITGVHGGLLIAVADDPSMHSSQNEQDSRFYGKFAMIPVLEPSNQQEAYDMARAGFELSERFHLPVMVRLTTRLAHSRSLIVRQKILKENPLSLPGDPNQFMLLPAFARKKYRKLLEQQDMLVQASEKSPYNQFIDGPDHSLGIVVCGLAYNYLMENFLENECPYPVVKIGQYPLPEKMFLELRSRCNTLLILEEGMPIVEEMIRGIFGADGLSVKGRLDGTLPRDGELNPGLVRKALGLPLRESYKEPEFMVPRPPALCAGCPHQESFKALNKALEPYGSGHVFSDIGCYTLGFLPPFNAINTCVDMGASFTMAVGAAEGGLFPSVGVIGDSTFGHSGLTGLSDATFRKSNVVLIILDNDTTAMTGMQDSVIGGKIEAVCEALGVEKEHIRVLTPLPKEQDQNVQALNEEIEYPGVSVVIFRRPCIHVLGKRRKEGKA, encoded by the coding sequence ATGGATAAACTGCTTTTGCTTGGTGATGAAGCGTTTGCCCAGGGAGCACTGGATGCAGGATTGTCGGGTGCTTTCGGGTATCCGGGGACACCCTCGACGGAGATCATTGAATATATTCAGCGGGAGAGTGATGCGGCTGAAAGAGGTGTCAAACGGGATTGGTCTGCCAACGAGAAAACGGCCCTGGAAGCGGCTCTGGGAATGTCCTATACGGGAAAACGGGCGATCGTGACCATGAAGCATGTGGGACTCAATGTGGCGGCGGATCCCTTTATGAATTCGGCCATTACCGGTGTACACGGTGGATTGCTGATCGCTGTGGCCGATGATCCCTCCATGCATTCTTCCCAGAATGAACAGGATTCCCGTTTTTACGGCAAGTTTGCCATGATTCCCGTTTTGGAGCCTTCAAACCAGCAGGAAGCCTACGATATGGCCCGGGCGGGATTTGAACTGTCGGAGCGCTTCCACCTGCCGGTGATGGTCCGCCTGACCACCCGGTTGGCCCATTCCCGTTCACTGATCGTGCGCCAAAAAATCCTGAAAGAGAATCCCCTCTCTTTACCCGGGGATCCGAATCAGTTTATGCTTCTTCCCGCGTTCGCCCGGAAAAAATATCGCAAATTGCTGGAACAGCAGGATATGCTGGTGCAGGCGTCGGAAAAATCCCCTTACAATCAGTTTATCGACGGACCGGATCATTCCCTGGGCATTGTGGTCTGCGGACTGGCTTACAACTACCTGATGGAGAATTTCCTCGAAAATGAATGTCCATATCCGGTGGTGAAAATTGGTCAGTATCCCCTGCCTGAAAAAATGTTTCTTGAACTCCGGTCCCGGTGTAATACACTGTTGATCCTGGAAGAGGGGATGCCGATCGTGGAAGAGATGATACGGGGTATTTTCGGCGCAGATGGACTATCCGTGAAAGGCCGGCTGGACGGCACATTGCCCCGGGACGGCGAACTGAATCCGGGCCTGGTACGCAAAGCGCTGGGACTCCCTCTGAGAGAAAGCTATAAAGAACCTGAATTTATGGTCCCCCGGCCTCCGGCTCTCTGTGCCGGCTGTCCCCACCAGGAGTCCTTTAAAGCCCTGAATAAAGCACTGGAGCCCTATGGTTCCGGACACGTTTTTTCCGATATCGGCTGTTATACGCTGGGATTTTTACCGCCATTTAATGCCATTAACACCTGTGTGGATATGGGGGCGTCTTTTACCATGGCTGTGGGTGCGGCGGAAGGTGGACTCTTTCCGTCTGTGGGCGTGATCGGAGATTCCACTTTTGGCCATTCCGGATTGACTGGCCTTTCCGACGCAACATTCCGAAAAAGTAATGTGGTTTTAATCATTCTGGATAATGATACCACAGCCATGACAGGCATGCAGGATTCGGTGATCGGTGGGAAAATCGAGGCAGTGTGTGAAGCGCTGGGGGTAGAAAAAGAGCATATTCGCGTTTTAACACCCCTGCCGAAAGAACAGGATCAAAATGTACAGGCCCTGAACGAAGAGATTGAGTATCCGGGTGTTTCGGTTGTGATTTTTCGCAGACCCTGCATCCATGTATTGGGCAAAAGACGGAAGGAGGGAAAAGCTTGA
- the rfbD_2 gene encoding dTDP-4-dehydrorhamnose reductase, whose translation MTDNNTTLSNPYLWDKPRPRFFITGSRGFLGHYLSAYFHKQGYYVFESHAFHLRIDIPSNLEQVLMRLKPDLIIHLAAFHRWENPSDQERALKVNVEGTANLLDIAELLHIPVLFISTDQVFDGRKDQVYSEKDPVNPLSYYGRLKVRGEELIQNAELPAYWILRLAPVWSEEVHIPYTRQNFLAGIVRAFEGQSREWPATIYGGLIHREMVAQTIDGLFQRGKNGIYHLASDTSLSYFEQARYMARFLGPSKELIADTIRASSPPPRNFRMNTEKITRTLGITIPTFEEDVKKWLRKE comes from the coding sequence ATGACCGACAATAATACAACACTCTCCAATCCATATTTATGGGATAAACCCCGTCCCCGTTTTTTTATTACGGGAAGTCGTGGATTTTTGGGACACTATCTTTCGGCTTATTTCCACAAGCAGGGCTATTATGTATTTGAATCTCATGCATTTCATCTGCGGATTGATATACCGTCCAATCTTGAGCAGGTTCTGATGCGGCTAAAACCGGACCTCATCATCCACCTGGCAGCTTTTCACCGCTGGGAGAATCCCTCCGACCAGGAACGGGCATTAAAAGTCAACGTGGAAGGGACGGCCAACCTGCTGGATATTGCCGAATTGCTTCACATTCCTGTCCTGTTTATCTCAACTGATCAGGTTTTTGACGGCCGGAAAGATCAAGTCTACAGCGAAAAAGATCCGGTGAATCCCCTCTCTTATTACGGCCGGCTGAAGGTCCGGGGGGAAGAACTCATTCAAAATGCCGAACTGCCGGCATACTGGATACTCCGGCTGGCACCTGTCTGGAGCGAGGAGGTCCATATACCCTATACCCGGCAAAATTTCCTGGCGGGGATCGTCCGTGCCTTTGAGGGACAAAGCCGGGAGTGGCCTGCAACGATTTACGGTGGGCTCATACATCGTGAAATGGTGGCTCAAACTATAGACGGGTTGTTTCAACGGGGGAAAAACGGCATTTATCACCTGGCATCAGATACAAGCCTGAGTTATTTCGAACAAGCCCGGTATATGGCCCGCTTTCTGGGGCCGTCAAAAGAACTGATCGCCGATACCATCCGGGCATCTTCTCCACCGCCCCGGAATTTTCGCATGAATACGGAAAAAATTACCCGGACACTCGGGATCACAATTCCAACATTTGAAGAAGACGTGAAAAAATGGCTGAGGAAAGAATAA
- the mgtE gene encoding magnesium transporter, whose amino-acid sequence MENTILIPEIRELISNNDTRALQELFESEHPVRIAEWLSEFEPEEIRRALSVLPPQHQASVLINMDEDLQVDVVMTLSRGEASRLFTAMPHDDRADLFQLLSDEQQEELLPSLAHAEREDIRRLASYPEGSTGSVMTSDYVALPPDITAGEALNRMRLQAPDKETIYYAYVIDQNRKLIGFLSLKDLILAKPHTKIEDLMHREVICSRVADDQEETARKIQKYNLIAIPVINGGDALVGIVTHDDALDIITQEHTEDMEKFMAIAGSHESAAYMKTSAWEHFKNRGVWVFVLAILGLISGMIVQQFEDMLVQFAILVAFMPMLAAAGGNTGSQSASLIVRALALDEVEPGDIFKILLKEFKVALLLGLLLGAMAFGRVFLLGGKTTIPYGYTMEMVGIAIAVALGLQVLSATLFGAVLPLIAAKMKWDPAVVASPALTTIVDITGLLIYFTTVTLILGL is encoded by the coding sequence ATGGAAAATACGATTCTGATCCCGGAAATCCGGGAATTGATTTCCAATAATGATACCCGCGCCCTGCAAGAACTTTTTGAGTCTGAACATCCGGTCCGGATTGCCGAATGGTTGTCTGAATTTGAACCGGAAGAAATCCGAAGGGCCTTGTCCGTCCTCCCGCCGCAACATCAGGCCTCTGTCCTCATCAATATGGATGAAGATCTTCAGGTGGATGTGGTGATGACACTGAGCCGGGGGGAAGCATCCCGCCTGTTTACCGCCATGCCCCATGATGACCGGGCCGATCTGTTTCAGCTCCTTTCTGATGAACAGCAGGAAGAATTGCTTCCATCCCTGGCCCATGCGGAGCGTGAGGACATCCGCCGCCTGGCGTCTTATCCGGAAGGAAGCACCGGTTCGGTAATGACCTCCGATTACGTGGCCCTGCCCCCAGATATCACCGCCGGTGAAGCCCTGAACCGCATGCGACTCCAGGCTCCAGACAAAGAAACGATCTATTATGCCTATGTGATTGACCAAAACCGGAAGCTCATCGGCTTTCTCTCACTAAAAGACCTGATTCTGGCCAAACCCCATACCAAAATCGAAGATTTAATGCACCGGGAGGTAATCTGCTCCCGCGTTGCCGATGACCAGGAAGAAACAGCCCGGAAAATTCAGAAATATAATCTGATCGCTATTCCTGTCATCAACGGCGGGGATGCTTTGGTAGGTATCGTAACACACGATGATGCCCTGGATATTATCACCCAGGAACACACGGAAGACATGGAAAAATTCATGGCCATTGCCGGTAGCCACGAATCAGCTGCTTATATGAAAACGTCTGCCTGGGAACACTTTAAAAACCGCGGTGTATGGGTCTTTGTCCTGGCTATCCTGGGACTCATCTCCGGGATGATTGTCCAGCAGTTCGAAGATATGCTGGTGCAATTTGCCATTTTGGTTGCCTTTATGCCCATGCTGGCTGCCGCCGGCGGTAATACAGGCTCACAGTCTGCCTCCCTTATCGTCCGGGCCCTGGCCCTGGATGAGGTGGAACCGGGAGACATTTTTAAAATCCTCCTGAAAGAATTTAAAGTGGCCCTCCTCCTCGGACTTCTCCTGGGTGCCATGGCTTTCGGACGGGTCTTCCTCCTGGGAGGGAAAACAACAATTCCCTATGGCTATACCATGGAAATGGTGGGTATCGCCATTGCCGTGGCATTGGGACTCCAGGTGCTGTCTGCCACGCTCTTTGGAGCCGTCCTTCCCCTCATTGCCGCAAAGATGAAATGGGACCCGGCTGTGGTTGCCAGCCCGGCCCTGACAACAATTGTGGATATCACCGGACTCCTGATCTATTTTACCACCGTGACCCTGATTCTGGGACTCTGA